One Athene noctua chromosome 28, bAthNoc1.hap1.1, whole genome shotgun sequence DNA window includes the following coding sequences:
- the LRRTM4 gene encoding leucine-rich repeat transmembrane neuronal protein 4 isoform X3 yields MGFHLIKQLRGMSVVLVLLPMVLFVVLAGAQRACPKNCRCDGKIVYCESHAFRDIPQNISGGSQGLSLRYNSIQKLKSNQFAGLNQLIWLYLDHNYISSVDEDAFQGIRRLKELILSSNKITHLHNKTFHPVPNLRNLDLSYNKLQVLQSEQFKGLRKLLILHLRSNSLKTVPIRVFQDCRNLDFLDLGYNRLRSLSRNAFAGLLKLTELHLEHNQFSKINFAHFPRLFNLRSIYLQWNRIRSISQGLTWTWSSLHNLDLSGNDITGVEPGTFQCLPNLQKLNLDSNKLTNISQETINTWISLISITLSGNMWECTRSICPLFTWLKNFKGNKESTMICAGPKHIQGEKVSDAVETYNICAEIQVVITERSYQAPKTPQRPVFIPKPTISKLESNQLTSVMPSPSADLPTPGVEPEYEHVSFHKIIAGSVALFLSVAMILLVIYVSWKRYPASMKQLQQHSLMKRRRKKARESERQMNSPLQEYYVDYKPTNSETMDVSVNGSGPCTYTISGSRECEV; encoded by the exons ATGG GTTTCCATTTAATTAAGCAGCTGAGAGGCATGAGTGTGGTGTTAGTGCTACTTCCTATGGTGCTGTTTGTTGTGCTTGCGGGGGCTCAGCGAGCTTGCCCCAAGAACTGCAGATGCGATGGCAAGATTGTGTACTGCGAATCTCATGCATTCAGAGACATCCCTCAGAATATTTCTGGAGGGTCTCAAGGCTTATCGTTACGGTACAACAGCATTCAGAAGCTTAAATCAAATCAGTTTGCGGGCCTGAATCAGCTCATATGGCTTTATCTTGACCATAATTACATCAGCTCCGTGGATGAGGATGCATTTCAGGGGATCCGCAGGCTGAAGGAATTAATTCTAAGCTCCAACAAAATTACCCATCTGCACAACAAAACGTTTCACCCGGTCCCCAACCTCCGCAATCTGGACCTCTCTTACAACAAGTTGCAGGTGTTGCAGTCTGAGCAGTTCAAGGGCCTTCGTAAACTCTTGATCCTGCATTTGCGGTCCAACTCGCTGAAAACTGTGCCCATCCGAGTTTTCCAAGACTGCCGCAACCTTGACTTTCTGGATTTGGGCTACAACCGCCTGCGGAGCTTATCCCGTAATGCTTTCGCTGGCCTTTTGAAGTTGACAGAGCTCCACTTGGAGCACAACCAGTTTTCTAAGATCAATTTTGCCCACTTTCCACGCCTCTTCAACCTTCGCTCGATTTATTTGCAGTGGAATAGGATCCGGTCTATTAGCCAAGGGTTAACGTGGACTTGGAGTTCCTTGCACAACTTGGATTTATCAGGAAATGACATTACAGGGGTAGAGCCTGGGACCTTCCAGTGCCTCCCCAACCTGCAGAAGCTGAACCTGGATTCCAACAAACTCACCAACATCTCTCAGGAGACCATCAATACCTGGATCTCGCTCATCTCCATCACCCTGTCCGGAAATATGTGGGAATGTACTCGAAGCATTTGCCCGCTGTTTACTTGGCTTAAGAATttcaagggaaataaagaaagcaCTATGATATGTGCAGGCCCTAAACATATCCAGGGTGAAAAAGTGAGCGATGCTGTGGAAACATATAATATCTGTGCTGAAATCCAGGTGGTGATTACTGAAAGATCGTACCAGGCACCCAAAACCCCCCAGAGACCTGTCTTCATTCCTAAACCTACCATTTCCAAACTGGAAAGCAACCAGCTGACATCGGTTATGCCAAGCCCTTCTGCAGACCTCCCCACACCTGGAGTGGAACCAGAGTATGAGCACGTTTCCTTTCACAAAATAATCGCTGGGAGCGTGGCCCTCTTTCTTTCCGTGGCCATGATTTTGTTGGTTATCTACGTGTCGTGGAAGCGCTACCCAGCCAGCATGAAACAGCTCCAGCAGCACTCTCTCATGAAGAGGCGCAGGAAAAAGGCCCGAGAGTCTGAAAGGCAAATGAACTCCCCTTTACAGGAGTATTACGTGGACTACAAGCCAACAAACTCTGAGACCATGGATGTATCGGTTAATGGATCTGGGCCCTGCACGTATACCATCTCTGGCTCCAGGGAATGCGAGGTATGA